Proteins encoded in a region of the Myxosarcina sp. GI1 genome:
- the gnd gene encoding decarboxylating NADP(+)-dependent phosphogluconate dehydrogenase has product MTKRTFGVIGLAVMGENLALNVESRGFPIAVYNRTSTKTEKFMAERAKDKDIKAAYSLEEFVQILERPRTILVMVKAGSPVDAVIGQLKPLLEEGDTIIDGGNSLYEDTERRTRELETAGLGFIGMGVSGGEEGALKGPSLMPGGTEAGYKDLEPILTKIAAQVDDGPCVTYIGPGGAGHYVKMVHNGIEYGDMQLIAEAYDILKNCLGLSAQELHQVFSEWNETEELNSFLIEITADIFKYTDPETNSPLVESILDAAGQKGTGRWTVVSSLELGVPIPTMYAAVNARVMSSFKEERVAASKELSGPGSSKYDGDKQAFINKVRDALYCSKMCSYAQGMALLSKASEQFGFNLNLSECARIWKGGCIIRAGFLDKIKQAFNDNPGLPNLLLAPEFKESILSRQDAWREVLVAANTLGIAIPAFSASLDYFDSYRRDRLPQNLTQAQRDYFGAHTYERIDKPRGEFFHTEWTKAAEKSLQVGSTD; this is encoded by the coding sequence ATGACAAAAAGAACTTTTGGCGTAATTGGTTTGGCTGTAATGGGAGAAAATCTCGCTCTCAATGTAGAAAGCAGGGGTTTTCCAATTGCAGTATACAATCGCACCTCAACCAAAACTGAGAAATTTATGGCGGAAAGAGCAAAAGATAAAGACATTAAAGCGGCATATTCTCTGGAAGAATTCGTGCAAATTCTCGAACGACCTCGTACCATTTTAGTTATGGTTAAAGCAGGAAGTCCTGTTGATGCGGTAATCGGTCAGTTAAAACCCCTACTTGAAGAAGGAGATACCATTATCGACGGTGGTAATTCTCTATATGAAGATACCGAAAGACGTACTAGAGAACTAGAAACCGCAGGATTGGGCTTTATCGGTATGGGTGTAAGCGGTGGTGAAGAAGGAGCGTTAAAAGGTCCTAGTTTGATGCCAGGAGGCACTGAAGCGGGATACAAAGATTTGGAGCCAATCTTAACCAAAATTGCCGCTCAGGTAGATGACGGACCTTGCGTTACCTATATTGGTCCTGGTGGTGCGGGTCACTACGTCAAGATGGTGCACAACGGTATTGAGTATGGCGATATGCAGCTTATCGCCGAAGCTTACGACATTTTAAAAAATTGTTTGGGATTAAGCGCACAAGAACTACACCAAGTTTTTAGCGAATGGAATGAGACTGAAGAGTTAAATTCTTTTCTGATTGAAATTACTGCCGATATTTTTAAATATACCGACCCCGAAACCAATTCGCCTTTGGTAGAATCAATTCTCGATGCGGCAGGACAAAAAGGAACGGGACGTTGGACTGTTGTAAGTTCTTTGGAACTTGGCGTACCCATTCCTACTATGTATGCTGCTGTTAATGCTCGGGTTATGTCTTCTTTTAAAGAGGAGCGGGTAGCAGCTTCAAAAGAGCTGTCAGGACCTGGCAGCAGCAAATATGATGGAGATAAGCAGGCTTTTATTAACAAAGTACGAGATGCTTTATACTGCTCGAAAATGTGTTCTTATGCTCAAGGCATGGCACTTTTAAGCAAAGCATCGGAACAGTTCGGCTTTAACCTCAATTTAAGCGAGTGCGCTCGCATTTGGAAAGGTGGCTGTATTATTCGCGCTGGTTTCCTAGATAAGATAAAACAGGCATTTAACGATAATCCTGGTTTGCCTAATTTATTACTCGCACCTGAATTTAAAGAATCTATCTTAAGCCGTCAGGATGCTTGGCGAGAAGTTTTGGTGGCTGCTAATACTTTGGGCATTGCCATTCCTGCTTTTAGTGCCTCTCTCGATTATTTTGATAGCTATCGTCGCGATCGCCTGCCGCAAAATTTAACTCAGGCACAGAGAGATTATTTTGGCGCACACACCTACGAACGAATTGACAAACCTAGAGGTGAATTTTTCCATACTGAATGGACTAAAGCTGCCGAAAAATCCTTGCAAGTTGGCAGTACTGACTAA
- a CDS encoding DUF3747 domain-containing protein — MISSRLKTAAVATAIFSSTVPFLAAKAVDVTETDVPEQQVAAIAVPAGSIGYNLAVIEQIPGQQKCWSESGSQPTIIDPLWTTFDFTGSCNRATDSNGYSVRLDGQDTSLDYLLSIVPKGDTLQLVAQNRNDRSRTVIGTTFGEQKGEYHKIYLNPGWELTKKTIDGNVLGHYYLSGDSAAIAAAGDAPPTPPTTVATSFSDTSRDIYAQEIEDAVALGFIAGFEDNTFRPEESLTREQLVSMVFGALETTGSVEVQTPNEVNTQPYPDVAADRWSAAKIEWAKNQEIVAGYPDGSFRPEQPVTRAELIAVLQNAAKFAKTQQGMDAELVTNREATNFTDIAGHWGQDLISKMSAYCNVASAYNETGNSFNPDMASGRNYAAAATLRMHECIIDETDKAAIDQ; from the coding sequence ATGATTTCTAGCAGATTAAAAACAGCAGCAGTCGCCACAGCAATCTTTAGCAGCACGGTACCTTTTCTCGCCGCCAAAGCAGTAGACGTAACCGAGACAGACGTACCAGAACAGCAAGTAGCAGCTATTGCCGTTCCCGCAGGCAGTATTGGCTATAACCTGGCGGTCATCGAACAAATTCCAGGTCAACAGAAATGCTGGAGTGAAAGCGGTTCTCAACCAACTATTATCGATCCACTGTGGACTACCTTTGATTTTACAGGTAGCTGTAATCGCGCTACCGATAGTAACGGCTATTCGGTGCGCCTCGACGGACAGGATACCAGTCTCGATTATTTGTTGAGTATAGTTCCCAAAGGAGACACGTTACAGTTAGTGGCTCAAAACCGTAACGACCGCTCCCGCACGGTAATTGGTACAACTTTTGGCGAACAAAAAGGTGAGTACCACAAAATATATTTAAATCCAGGCTGGGAACTGACCAAAAAAACTATCGACGGCAATGTTCTCGGTCACTATTACCTGAGTGGTGACAGTGCGGCGATCGCTGCTGCTGGTGATGCTCCTCCTACTCCACCTACTACAGTAGCTACTAGTTTTAGCGACACCAGTAGAGATATCTATGCCCAGGAAATTGAAGATGCCGTAGCACTAGGCTTTATTGCTGGCTTTGAAGACAATACTTTTCGTCCCGAAGAGTCTTTAACCAGAGAGCAACTAGTATCGATGGTATTTGGAGCTTTAGAAACCACTGGTAGTGTAGAGGTTCAAACACCCAACGAAGTTAACACTCAACCCTATCCCGATGTGGCTGCCGATCGTTGGAGTGCGGCAAAAATTGAGTGGGCAAAAAACCAAGAAATTGTGGCTGGTTATCCCGACGGTTCGTTTAGACCAGAGCAACCCGTTACTAGAGCGGAGTTAATCGCAGTTTTACAAAATGCTGCCAAATTTGCCAAAACCCAGCAAGGAATGGATGCAGAGCTAGTAACCAATCGAGAAGCTACTAATTTTACCGATATTGCAGGTCATTGGGGACAAGATTTGATTAGCAAAATGTCGGCTTATTGCAATGTTGCTTCGGCATATAACGAAACTGGTAACAGTTTTAATCCCGATATGGCTTCTGGACGTAACTATGCGGCTGCGGCGACTCTAAGAATGCATGAGTGTATTATAGACGAAACAGATAAAGCCGCGATAGACCAGTAA
- the rseP gene encoding RIP metalloprotease RseP yields MSVLAAIAVLGLLIVVHELGHFAAARLQKIYVNRFSIGFGPTLLKYQGSQTEYAIRAFPLGGYVGFPDEDPDSTIPPEDPNLLSNRPVLDRAIVISAGVVANLIFAYFLLVGQAATIGFQEINPQPGVLVPQVLEETNSAAMQAGIEAGDVILKVGDRDLGESAPALETLRTIIQKSPEQPLELEISRKGEVMPLTVTPQAGRDGKGKIGVMLAPNGEVVRRRAENIIAAFTSSANEYQRIAQLTARGFWQLISNFGENAEQVAGPVAIVAVGAELASNNVSNLFQFGALISINLAIINILPLPALDGGQLAFLAVEGIRGKPIPSKIQESIMQTGLVLLLSLGVFLIVRDTVNLAFFQELFQ; encoded by the coding sequence ATGTCTGTTTTGGCAGCGATCGCAGTTTTAGGTTTATTAATCGTAGTTCACGAATTAGGTCACTTTGCAGCAGCTCGGTTGCAAAAAATCTACGTCAATCGTTTCTCAATTGGTTTTGGTCCTACTTTACTAAAGTATCAAGGTTCGCAAACCGAATACGCCATTAGAGCTTTTCCTTTGGGAGGTTATGTCGGCTTTCCTGATGAAGACCCTGACAGTACGATTCCCCCCGAAGATCCCAACTTACTCAGCAATCGTCCCGTACTCGATCGCGCGATCGTAATTAGTGCTGGAGTAGTAGCTAACCTAATTTTTGCTTACTTTTTGCTGGTCGGTCAAGCCGCAACCATTGGCTTTCAAGAAATTAATCCTCAACCTGGGGTTTTGGTTCCTCAAGTGTTAGAAGAAACTAACTCTGCCGCAATGCAGGCAGGTATCGAAGCAGGAGACGTAATTTTAAAAGTTGGCGATCGCGATTTAGGAGAATCGGCTCCAGCTTTAGAAACGCTAAGAACTATTATCCAAAAGTCTCCAGAACAACCTTTAGAGCTAGAAATTTCTCGAAAAGGCGAAGTGATGCCCTTAACGGTTACGCCCCAGGCTGGTCGCGATGGCAAAGGAAAAATAGGCGTAATGCTCGCTCCTAACGGGGAAGTAGTTCGTCGTCGTGCGGAAAATATCATTGCTGCTTTTACCTCTAGTGCCAACGAATATCAAAGAATCGCCCAGCTTACCGCAAGGGGTTTCTGGCAGCTAATTAGTAACTTTGGCGAGAATGCCGAACAGGTAGCAGGTCCCGTGGCAATCGTTGCTGTTGGTGCCGAATTAGCCAGCAATAACGTAAGTAATTTATTTCAGTTTGGTGCTTTAATTAGTATCAACCTGGCAATTATCAATATTTTGCCCCTACCAGCTTTGGATGGCGGTCAGCTAGCTTTTCTAGCTGTTGAAGGAATTAGAGGCAAACCAATACCCAGTAAAATTCAGGAGAGTATCATGCAAACTGGGTTAGTGTTGTTACTGAGCTTAGGTGTATTTTTAATAGTTCGCGATACGGTTAATTTGGCGTTTTTCCAAGAGCTATTTCAATAA
- the nth gene encoding endonuclease III: MNSLTRERRARKILAVLETLYPDATCSLNYETTVQLLVATILSAQCTDERVNRVTPALFARLPDAISLAMADRQELESLIRSTGFFRNKAKNIQGACQKIVSDFQGLVPQTMEELLELPGVARKTANVVLAHGYGIIEGITVDTHVKRLSNRWELTQSDNPLKIERDLMPMIPQADWENFSIRTIYHGRAICKARSPKCRICQLAYFCPAASKYLNANSNEQ; this comes from the coding sequence GTGAATTCTCTAACCCGCGAAAGACGAGCGAGAAAAATTTTGGCTGTACTAGAAACTTTGTATCCAGATGCTACTTGTAGTCTCAATTACGAAACGACCGTACAGCTTTTGGTAGCAACAATCCTTTCGGCTCAGTGTACCGACGAGAGAGTAAACCGAGTTACTCCAGCATTATTCGCTCGTTTGCCCGATGCTATTTCTCTAGCAATGGCAGATCGTCAAGAGTTAGAAAGTTTGATTCGTTCTACTGGCTTTTTTCGTAACAAAGCCAAAAACATTCAGGGTGCCTGTCAAAAAATTGTCAGCGATTTTCAGGGTTTAGTACCCCAAACTATGGAAGAACTACTAGAGTTGCCAGGTGTAGCCCGTAAAACAGCTAACGTCGTTCTCGCACATGGTTACGGCATTATTGAAGGCATAACTGTCGATACTCACGTTAAGCGTTTGAGCAATCGGTGGGAATTAACGCAATCGGACAATCCTTTGAAAATCGAACGGGATTTGATGCCTATGATTCCACAAGCGGATTGGGAAAACTTTTCAATCCGCACTATATATCATGGTAGGGCGATTTGCAAAGCCCGCAGTCCCAAATGTAGAATCTGTCAGCTGGCTTATTTTTGTCCTGCCGCTTCTAAGTATCTCAATGCCAATAGCAATGAACAATGA
- a CDS encoding expansin EXLX1 family cellulose-binding protein produces the protein MYDVNFSVSDRWDSGFVGQMTVKNQNSSSLDNWTVEVKTPFKIKQIWDAEIISQKGNKYTIGNARWNNEIKPNGKVTFGFVGEGTPGKPQKLGVDGATFDSPSVDSSIISYSNPNLGKELKLNKNYQGRATFYDAGNPAGGKGNSGYDVPPKSELDGVAAINNVQWDGSDASGAFLKVSGPKQRNGEAKPIIVQVTDLLYERADGLDLSAQAFAKVADPVTGIVNIDYQLVGPKDNFKTPYGYTIGQGVVAEGIPDSNPWYAAVRFNNHRYPIESVKLKTDNGSLIPLQRESDNRFVLNRQNNPLYGAQDLVAEDIFGQKITLDNLNITNGSGADVITGEQFDMV, from the coding sequence ATGTATGATGTAAATTTTTCTGTCTCCGATCGCTGGGATAGTGGTTTTGTCGGTCAAATGACAGTCAAAAATCAAAACAGCAGCAGTTTAGATAATTGGACTGTTGAAGTTAAAACCCCGTTCAAAATTAAACAAATTTGGGATGCGGAAATCATTAGCCAAAAAGGAAATAAATATACGATTGGCAATGCTCGCTGGAATAATGAAATTAAACCCAATGGTAAAGTAACTTTTGGTTTTGTAGGCGAAGGAACACCTGGTAAGCCACAAAAACTTGGGGTCGATGGAGCGACTTTTGATAGTCCGAGCGTTGATTCGAGTATTATTTCCTACTCCAATCCCAATCTGGGTAAAGAATTAAAACTAAATAAAAATTACCAGGGAAGAGCGACATTTTATGATGCGGGAAATCCTGCTGGGGGCAAAGGCAACTCTGGTTACGACGTACCGCCTAAAAGCGAACTAGACGGTGTGGCTGCGATTAACAACGTGCAGTGGGATGGTTCGGATGCCAGCGGTGCTTTTTTAAAAGTATCTGGTCCCAAGCAGAGAAACGGAGAAGCAAAACCAATTATCGTTCAGGTTACGGATTTACTTTACGAACGGGCAGACGGTTTAGATTTGAGTGCCCAGGCTTTTGCTAAAGTTGCCGATCCTGTTACGGGGATAGTTAATATTGACTATCAATTAGTAGGTCCCAAAGATAATTTTAAAACACCTTATGGCTATACGATCGGTCAAGGTGTGGTGGCTGAAGGAATACCCGATAGTAATCCCTGGTACGCAGCAGTAAGGTTTAACAATCATCGCTATCCCATCGAAAGTGTCAAACTCAAAACCGATAATGGCAGTTTGATACCTTTACAAAGAGAATCAGACAATCGCTTTGTTTTAAATCGGCAGAATAATCCCCTCTACGGCGCACAGGATTTGGTTGCCGAAGATATTTTCGGTCAAAAAATTACTTTAGATAATCTCAACATTACCAATGGTAGTGGTGCTGACGTAATTACTGGCGAACAGTTTGACATGGTCTAA
- a CDS encoding A/G-specific adenine glycosylase codes for MNNAIALGALASPIAKKNTNSIASREQQINELLVPEKVSWYRRKLLAWQKTNLRDFPWRQTKNPYQILVAEFLLQRTDAVTVLPLYEDFLRRYPTLEILSQAKVTEIENFLQPLGLFFRASRLHETANIIANEGGKVPNSEIQLLKLPGIGKYTARAICACAFNQPLAVLDTNVARILERFFGLQGERVKSRCKLLWQAAELTAPQRKVGRWNLTLLDFGAKVCTARKPACSNCPLAKKCNWYASIHRL; via the coding sequence ATGAATAATGCGATCGCGCTAGGCGCGCTGGCATCGCCAATCGCCAAGAAAAACACAAATTCGATCGCCTCTAGAGAACAGCAAATTAACGAACTACTCGTTCCTGAAAAAGTTAGCTGGTATCGTCGCAAGCTGCTAGCCTGGCAAAAAACTAACCTTAGAGACTTTCCCTGGCGACAAACTAAAAACCCCTATCAAATTTTAGTAGCGGAGTTTTTGCTGCAAAGAACCGATGCGGTTACGGTTTTACCCCTTTACGAAGATTTTCTCCGTCGCTATCCTACTTTAGAAATTTTAAGTCAAGCAAAAGTAACTGAAATAGAGAACTTTTTGCAACCTTTGGGACTTTTCTTTCGTGCTTCTAGACTGCACGAAACTGCCAACATAATCGCCAACGAGGGGGGAAAAGTACCAAACTCAGAAATACAATTATTAAAACTACCAGGAATAGGAAAATATACGGCGCGTGCGATTTGTGCCTGTGCCTTTAACCAACCTTTAGCGGTGCTGGATACCAACGTAGCTCGCATTTTAGAACGCTTTTTTGGTTTGCAGGGAGAACGAGTAAAATCCCGTTGTAAACTACTCTGGCAGGCAGCAGAATTAACTGCACCGCAGAGAAAAGTCGGTCGCTGGAATCTAACTTTACTCGATTTTGGAGCTAAGGTATGTACTGCTAGAAAACCTGCCTGTAGTAACTGTCCGCTTGCTAAAAAGTGTAATTGGTATGCTAGTATTCATAGGCTTTAA
- a CDS encoding 16S rRNA (uracil(1498)-N(3))-methyltransferase, whose amino-acid sequence MTYRLTIENTQIRDRQITLTPAQQHYLLRVLRLKTGDRFIAMNGLGQAWSAEIRETSANIIEPLDIDNELSQSITSIAALPKGSGYEQIVRCCTELGVNNFIPVISDRTILKPSPNKVQRWRKIAAEAAEQSERQIVPYIATPVSWQEALNNTADLSQKFLCVARGDKPSLAKCLQEVSEGEIVIATGCEGGWTEAEIELAISFGYRQVSLGKRILRAVTAPITALAIAGAILEQNNWGTFKLDP is encoded by the coding sequence TTGACCTACCGTCTAACTATAGAAAACACTCAAATACGCGATCGCCAAATTACTCTAACGCCAGCGCAACAGCATTATTTACTTAGAGTATTAAGATTGAAGACGGGCGATCGCTTTATTGCTATGAATGGACTCGGTCAAGCCTGGAGCGCAGAAATTAGAGAAACCTCTGCCAACATTATCGAACCACTAGACATTGACAACGAATTATCGCAGTCAATCACCTCGATCGCTGCCTTACCTAAAGGTAGCGGTTACGAACAAATAGTACGCTGCTGTACGGAGTTGGGAGTAAATAATTTTATTCCCGTAATTAGCGATCGCACCATTCTCAAACCCAGTCCGAATAAAGTACAACGCTGGCGTAAAATTGCTGCCGAAGCTGCCGAACAGTCAGAAAGACAAATCGTTCCCTATATTGCCACTCCTGTCTCCTGGCAAGAAGCTTTAAATAATACGGCAGATTTATCACAAAAATTTCTTTGTGTAGCCAGAGGCGATAAACCATCTTTAGCAAAATGTTTGCAGGAAGTAAGCGAGGGAGAAATAGTTATAGCTACTGGTTGTGAAGGCGGCTGGACAGAAGCAGAAATCGAACTAGCGATATCTTTTGGCTATCGACAAGTTAGTTTGGGAAAGCGAATTTTACGCGCCGTTACCGCACCGATAACCGCTTTGGCGATCGCAGGAGCTATATTAGAGCAAAATAATTGGGGAACATTTAAATTAGACCCTTAG
- a CDS encoding 2TM domain-containing protein: protein MHYPESYSSEDIQQILQVAIARRQNKEELSREQLWEIASELDIDRSSIETAERDWLEQKAIAQKRQEFNLYRRQTFQQRLTKYLIINTFLVSFNLLLAGVASWSLYVMLFWGLALALNGWKAYQTQGADYERAFQRWSFQNEVKQTFVSLWDKLQKAWQI, encoded by the coding sequence GTGCATTATCCAGAATCATATAGCTCAGAAGATATCCAGCAAATTTTACAAGTAGCGATCGCTCGCAGACAAAATAAGGAAGAATTGAGCAGGGAACAGCTTTGGGAAATTGCTTCTGAATTAGATATCGATCGCTCCTCAATTGAAACTGCCGAACGCGACTGGTTAGAGCAAAAAGCGATCGCTCAAAAACGTCAAGAATTCAACCTGTATCGTCGGCAAACATTTCAGCAAAGGCTGACTAAATATCTAATTATCAATACTTTTCTAGTTTCTTTTAATCTCTTGCTGGCTGGCGTAGCTTCCTGGTCGTTATATGTAATGCTATTTTGGGGACTGGCACTGGCGTTAAATGGCTGGAAAGCTTACCAAACTCAAGGAGCAGATTACGAAAGAGCTTTTCAACGCTGGAGTTTCCAAAATGAGGTTAAACAGACTTTTGTGAGTTTATGGGACAAACTGCAAAAAGCCTGGCAAATTTAG
- a CDS encoding hydantoinase B/oxoprolinase family protein: MSASLQPDPVRLEIFKNLYQFIAEQMGIVLKNTAVSVNIKERLDFSCAIFDSSGFLIANAPHIPVHLGSMSASVRSLIAATNETIAPENVYLANNPYNGGTHLPDVTVITPVFLNEAKPVFYLASRGHQADIGGITPGSMPPYSTSIEEEGILFDNFLLVDRGKFREAAVREILEHHPYPARNSDRNIADFKAQIAANNRGANELTKMVANYGLDVVEAYMKFVRDNAREAVQRTIEVLHDGEFVYQMDSGAKIQVRVEIDKSKRRATIDFTGTSSQLNSNFNAPRAVTQAAVLYVFRTLVDDDIPLNDGCLEPLEIIVPEGCMLNPTYPAAVVAGNVETSQTIVDALYGALGVMAASQGTMNNFTFGNAKHQYYETICGGSGAGANFNGTDAVQTHMTNSLLTDPEVLESRYPVLLESFSLRQDSGGKGKYVGGDGVVRKLRFLEPMTAGILSSHRLVPPFGLKGGQAGKVGKNYIQTDKTDRELDSTATAEMEPGDVFVIETPGGGGYGEE; encoded by the coding sequence ATGTCTGCATCATTACAACCAGATCCCGTCCGCTTAGAAATTTTTAAAAATCTCTATCAGTTTATTGCCGAGCAAATGGGTATAGTGCTGAAAAATACGGCGGTATCGGTAAACATCAAAGAAAGATTAGATTTTTCTTGCGCTATTTTTGATAGTTCTGGTTTTCTAATCGCAAACGCTCCGCATATTCCCGTTCATCTGGGTTCGATGAGTGCCAGCGTTAGAAGTTTAATCGCAGCTACAAATGAGACAATTGCACCAGAAAATGTTTATTTAGCTAATAATCCCTATAATGGCGGAACTCATTTACCAGATGTTACCGTCATTACTCCCGTCTTTTTAAATGAAGCTAAACCAGTTTTTTATCTGGCATCTCGCGGACATCAAGCCGATATTGGCGGTATTACACCAGGTTCGATGCCTCCCTACAGTACTTCTATCGAAGAAGAAGGCATTTTATTCGATAATTTTTTGTTAGTCGATCGCGGTAAGTTTCGAGAAGCCGCAGTTAGAGAAATACTAGAACATCATCCCTATCCAGCTAGAAATAGCGATCGCAACATTGCCGATTTTAAAGCTCAAATTGCTGCTAATAATCGCGGTGCAAATGAATTAACCAAGATGGTAGCTAACTACGGACTAGATGTAGTCGAAGCATATATGAAGTTTGTGCGAGATAATGCCAGAGAAGCTGTCCAACGAACAATTGAAGTGCTGCACGATGGCGAGTTTGTTTACCAAATGGATAGTGGGGCAAAAATTCAGGTAAGAGTAGAGATAGATAAAAGTAAACGCCGGGCAACAATTGATTTTACTGGTACCTCCAGTCAACTAAATAGCAATTTTAATGCCCCGCGTGCGGTTACTCAAGCAGCAGTATTATATGTATTTCGCACTTTAGTCGATGATGATATTCCTCTTAACGATGGCTGTTTAGAACCTCTAGAAATTATCGTTCCCGAAGGTTGTATGCTCAACCCTACCTATCCTGCGGCTGTGGTAGCGGGTAATGTAGAGACTTCTCAAACTATCGTCGATGCTCTCTACGGAGCCTTGGGTGTAATGGCTGCTTCTCAGGGAACGATGAATAATTTTACTTTTGGCAACGCCAAACATCAGTATTATGAAACGATTTGTGGCGGTTCTGGTGCGGGAGCAAATTTTAATGGTACCGATGCCGTTCAAACTCACATGACTAATTCTTTACTTACCGATCCTGAAGTATTGGAGTCTCGCTATCCCGTCCTTTTAGAAAGCTTTAGCTTGCGTCAAGATAGTGGCGGTAAAGGTAAATATGTAGGTGGCGATGGCGTAGTTAGAAAACTTCGGTTTTTAGAGCCGATGACGGCAGGAATACTATCGAGCCATCGCCTAGTCCCTCCTTTTGGGCTAAAAGGCGGACAGGCTGGAAAAGTCGGTAAAAACTATATTCAAACGGACAAAACCGATCGAGAATTAGACAGTACGGCTACGGCAGAAATGGAGCCTGGAGACGTGTTTGTTATTGAAACCCCTGGTGGTGGTGGGTATGGCGAAGAATAG
- a CDS encoding site-2 protease family protein — translation MNGNIRIGNLFGIPFFINPSWFFVLGLVTLSYGSNLTRFPELSGFLPWILGFIAAILLFASVLAHELGHSLVAIAQGIPVKSITLFIFGGLATLGKESDTPLQSFLVAIAGPLVSILLFGLFAFVAVSFSFPAPVEAILQLLASINLILALFNLIPGLPLDGGNVLKSIVWKITGNPNKGVIFAGRVGQVIGWIAIVIGGLSILGLSPIGGSFWTLLIGWFLLRNAGFAAQSATVQEKLDRYTAEDAVIPNSPVVVGSLTVREFVNDYVIGQTRWKKFLVTDEAGKLTGAILSEDLKQIPTSDWNQVRIEELAKPVAENKVIAADTSLLEVAKLIETKNIGELTVVREDATVVGLLEKASIVRLMEKEGQQKTQEVVIDPEKPEKTYVN, via the coding sequence ATGAACGGTAATATCCGCATAGGCAATTTATTTGGCATTCCCTTTTTTATCAATCCTTCCTGGTTTTTTGTCTTAGGATTGGTGACATTGAGCTATGGCTCGAATTTAACGCGCTTTCCCGAGTTATCAGGTTTTTTACCCTGGATATTAGGTTTTATTGCAGCAATACTTTTATTTGCTTCGGTATTGGCTCACGAACTAGGTCATAGCTTGGTGGCGATCGCTCAAGGTATTCCCGTTAAATCGATTACCTTATTTATCTTTGGCGGCTTGGCTACATTGGGTAAAGAATCGGATACTCCCCTACAGTCATTTTTGGTAGCGATCGCTGGACCGTTAGTTAGCATATTACTATTTGGCTTATTTGCATTTGTCGCCGTTAGCTTTTCCTTTCCCGCACCTGTAGAAGCCATTTTACAACTACTAGCTTCGATTAATTTAATTCTGGCATTATTCAATCTCATTCCAGGACTTCCTTTAGATGGCGGTAACGTACTTAAATCGATTGTCTGGAAGATTACAGGTAATCCTAATAAAGGAGTAATCTTTGCAGGTAGAGTCGGTCAGGTTATTGGTTGGATAGCCATTGTCATTGGTGGACTATCTATTTTAGGTCTTAGCCCTATTGGTGGTAGTTTTTGGACGCTGCTTATTGGTTGGTTTTTACTGAGAAACGCTGGATTTGCGGCACAATCAGCTACAGTACAGGAAAAATTAGACCGCTATACGGCTGAGGATGCAGTTATACCCAATAGTCCAGTAGTAGTTGGTAGTTTAACTGTTAGAGAATTTGTGAACGATTACGTAATCGGACAAACTCGCTGGAAAAAGTTTTTAGTTACCGATGAAGCAGGGAAATTAACGGGAGCAATTTTATCAGAAGATTTAAAACAAATTCCTACTTCTGATTGGAATCAAGTACGAATAGAAGAATTAGCCAAACCCGTAGCAGAAAATAAAGTTATTGCGGCAGATACTTCTTTACTCGAAGTAGCCAAATTAATTGAAACTAAAAACATCGGTGAATTGACCGTAGTTAGAGAAGATGCTACGGTAGTTGGCTTATTAGAAAAGGCTTCGATCGTAAGACTTATGGAAAAAGAAGGGCAACAAAAAACTCAAGAAGTTGTTATCGATCCAGAAAAGCCCGAAAAAACTTATGTAAATTAA